Proteins encoded by one window of Chanos chanos chromosome 7, fChaCha1.1, whole genome shotgun sequence:
- the c7h4orf54 gene encoding uncharacterized protein C4orf54 homolog yields MAASEKALIYQENNNPIKNRLSDKDIHMIGTQDETNYVDLNNLLDLKFDDTKTVKVTFTGEASQLAIFKCGGTNVSTSTDKVHGENEQTHTPTHSPTIGGKSINHEFSGDVRTDEHVAGDCSGSFETATSSEIPQINENFTDCPESPIENQVAETDAKIDNNAEMISNDDDCEILQYTDVYLSRKTDSEDDVSVVLSDHCLFDTIEDESHYITTHEIQLSELDHDVDFDGVGSSWDIEDDHQVFSFVDYASFDSDETIGGKEDSASARVKSNQAQSNTSGAAVSSKIESDLCDTDKCASSDESLSKNQNGIGNSAGQIHLSIKTTSRAINEPSNVQEKENILYHAKHTGDMSRYVFRGADTKADKICDSTKCFIALPGRLHFGHKLKGKDVNEYSSGASSAVSELDDADKEVRNLTARAFKSLAYPYFDAINFSTSSESSASEHGLGINRWSTFVDLKYGNIKGRDQNLVAHKSSTSNFRLAKNRDSKGITGLTLTSMRAPPVEIFALNGNLAAHKNASSSTKKIEMMGKFGQGQSGVIRLTETLNFRCNVKAGLSGNERRVKSAQNTTGSRSTDEVTDTLPGGQESEASKRSCNAGEAMEDTHKKAIFASSLLKNVISKKMQFEQERKMERGEICEPHHAPSPCFQTHEHETHREKVATKESGGLQRQSSKFSEADSDFTIVCVDELGDIVDSNSGDAKDDCHRDDTGFDTKKGAFEASKSTLLRSQNSAFRSWRDGELEFQKEHKNDKTPEGKLPPSDTNLGETDLHSDQERSKLTKMSHLFVPSIQLLSDGGDAKKSLQNMNYSTHASVDHGDGGGMQLRSGNTLYVSDTTKNAVTTNSPEIKISLRSVKDNKNDPLNIAKLLTPNIGCSAANLIKAADDSKYQALAAAFKGDSSDKVPHFMVRDIRENKGKLQTPIHQVRDVRKLVKSSYHFVSLDNNEGKSNVSADGEYKVFKQGPYRNPTSLSPIVIKCQSVNTNSNVKQSANLIELSKRRLNEDILDVARSSPQVPTEGAKNGTAPVNRSPGRAPVINTKQPKSEPSESPTGLRIETRTATRRQEKPNETVEKKPETKMANQAALEKLQAAVKTMEQLYVFDKNEWKRKTEPQPLTDSHVLSLIAREEHGGSEEEQGDTSSSVATANAEKLVRRDSYTKTDKTPPAVVQSTASEVYPNREEKEPSKTSSTSVSREERNGLKAFVHQGGITGNKSVCALSQSQKASVCTTANSSIKASQMYASSPSKSFVPKSPKLPISLKISHPKRVVEERQRPNGSEADRFAPAQDPENYLTIPVKSHAGNAMQAATSGREKTSVYTMQTTGGVGPSDRLGHGDSRRHGESRQSPKRSSIVMETRSPDTPTATIYHHPLPMTVSAAQPQVICFSPTMQPPPPPPVDHFQPTQRKMLLDPTTGNYYLVDTPVQPATRRLFDPETGQYVDIPMPQQPMTPMPMPISPLALSPGAYSHTYMFYPGYMPTPTVIPARTIQSQLSMQSEADERDKTHIGQQGDGAYMETPYYVASGKSPQAAPMAQHVTTGRSTDGKPVISITSQQGPRIIAPPSFDGTTMSFVVEHR; encoded by the exons ATGGCAGCATCGGAGAAAGCATTAATTTACCAAGAGAACAACAATCCGATTAAGAACCGGCTGTCTGACAAGGATATACATATGATTGGGACACAAGACGAAACAAATTATGTGGACTTGAACAACTTACTGGATCTAAAATTTGACGACACAAAAACGGTTAAAGTAACTTTCACTGGTGAGGCAAGCCAATTGGCAATCTTCAAGTGCGGTGGTACGAACGTCTCAACTTCGACAGACAAAGTCCACGGCGAAAATGAACAGACCCACACCCCGACACATTCGCCCACTATCGGAGGTAAATCTATTAATCACGAATTTTCTGGCGATGTCAGAACAGATGAACACGTGGCCGGTGATTGCTCGGGCTCTTTCGAAACAGCCACCTCATCTGAGATACCTCAGATCAATGAAAACTTCACGGACTGCCCCGAGTCTCCGATCGAAAACCAAGTGGCAGAAACGGACGCTAAAATCGATAATAACGCGGAGATGATAAGTAATGACGACGACTGTGAAATTTTACAATACACAGATGTGTATTTAAGTAGAAAAACTGATTCAGAAGATGACGTTAGCGTGGTACTTTCCGACCACTGCCTATTCGACACGATAGAAGACGAGTCCCATTATATTACAACGCACGAAATCCAGCTTTCAGAGTTGGATCATGATGTTGATTTTGATGGCGTGGGATCCAGCTGGGATATTGAGGACGACCATCAGGTCTTCTCATTTGTCGATTATGCTTCTTTTGACAGTGATGAAACGATAGGTGGAAAAGAGGACAGTGCTTCAGCAAGAGTGAAAAGCAATCAGGCTCAATCTAATACGAGCGGGGCAGCAGTCAGCAGTAAAATTGAAAGCGATCTCTGTGACACGGACAAATGCGCCAGCTCAGATGAAAGTCTGTCAAAGAACCAAAACGGCATTGGGAATTCTGCAGGGCAGattcacctgtcaatcaaaactaCTTCCCGAGCTATAAATGAGCCTAGCAACGtccaagaaaaggaaaacattctTTATCATGCCAAGCATACTGGAGATATGAGTCGATATGTTTTTAGAGGAGCGGATACAAAGGCGGATAAAATATGTGACAGTACAAAGTGTTTTATTGCTCTTCCTGGACGCCTGCACTTTGGTCACAAATTAAAGGGGAAAGATGTTAATGAGTATTCCAGCGGCGCGTCCAGCGCGGTCAGTGAACTGGACGATGCTGATAAAGAGGTTCGGAATTTGACTGCCAGAGCTTTCAAGAGTCTGGCATATCCGTATTTTGATGCCATCAATTTCAGCACCTCCAGTGAGTCCTCGGCTTCAGAACATGGCCTGGGTATCAACAGATGGTCAACTTTTGTTGACCTAAAATATGGCAATATAAAGGGACGAGATCAAAATCTTGTAGCTCACAAAAGTTCAACATCAAATTTTAGATTGGCCAAGAATAGAGATAGTAAAGGGATCACGGGACTGACACTGACTAGTATGAGGGCGCCCCCAGTCGAGATATTTGCTCTTAATGGCAATCTAGCTGCGCACAAAAATGCATCATCATCAACGAAAAAAATTGAGATGATGGGTAAATTTGGGCAGGGACAAAGTGGGGTAATACGGCTAACCGAAACACTGAATTTTCGTTGCAATGTTAAAGCAGGGCTGTCTGGAAACGAAAGGCGCGTGAAATCTGCACAAAATACTACAGGATCACGTTCCACAGATGAAGTTACCGACACCTTGCCGGGCGGGCAAGAGAGTGAAGCCAGCAAGCGATCCTGCAATGCTGGGGAAGCCATGGAAGACACACACAAGAAAGCAATATTCGCATCGAGTCTCCTCAAAAATGTTATTTCTAagaaaatgcagtttgagcaAGAGCGTAAAATGGAAAGAGGGGAGATTTGCGAACCTCATCACGCGCCCTCTCCCTGTTTCCAGACCCATGAGCACGAAACGCACAGGGAGAAGGTTGCAACGAAAGAGTCCGGGGGTCTGCAGAGGCAAAGCTCGAAATTCTCAGAGGCCGATTCAGACTTTACTATTGTTTGTGTGGATGAACTTGGGGACATAGTGGACAGTAATTCGGGCGATGCCAAGGACGACTGTCACAGAGACGACA CAGGATTCGATACTAAAAAAGGAGCATTCGAAGCGTCCAAAAGCACGCTGCTTCGTAGCCAAAATAGCGCATTCAGATCTTGGAGGGACGGTGAGCTAGAGTTTCAAAAGGAACATAAAAACGATAAAACTCCAGAGGGGAAGCTGCCGCCGTCTGACACCAACCTGGGGGAAACGGATTTACACAGCGATCAGGAGCGGAGCAAGCTCACTAAAATGTCGCATTTGTTTGTGCCAAGTATCCAACTTCTGTCAGATGGAGGGGACGCGAAGAAATCGTTGCAGAATATGAATTATTCCACCCATGCGTCTGTCGATCACGGAGACGGAGGAGGTATGCAGCTGCGCTCAGGCAACACGCTATACGTCTCAGACACAACGAAAAATGCTGTAACTACTAATTCACctgaaattaaaataagccTGAGAAGCgtaaaagacaacaaaaacgACCCGCTTAACATTGCTAAGCTGCTAACTCCCAACATAGGTTGCAGTGCAGCCAACCTGATAAAGGCAGCTGATGACTCTAAATACCAAGCGCTCGCTGCGGCTTTTAAGGGTGACTCTTCTGACAAAGTACCCCACTTCATGGTTAGAGACATTAGAGAGAACAAGGGCAAGTTGCAAACGCCGATACACCAAGTTAGGGACGTCCGTAAATTAGTTAAAAGTTCGTACCACTTCGTGTCCTTAGATAACAACGAGGGCAAGTCTAACGTTTCTGCAGACGGAGAGTACAAGGTTTTCAAACAAGGCCCTTATCGGAACCCAACGTCGCTTTCCCCGATAGTGATAAAATGTCAGTCGGTGAATACAAATAGCAATGTGAAGCAATCTGCAAATTTAATAGAGCTTTCTAAACGTAGACTCAACGAGGATATTTTGGATGTTGCCCGTTCATCTCCTCAAGTGCCTACAGAGGGCGCCAAAAACGGAACAGCACCAGTCAACAGATCGCCCGGCAGAGCGCCTGTGATTAACACAAAGCAGCCGAAAAGTGAGCCATCCGAGAGTCCCACTGGGTTACGCATTGAAACCAGAACAGCTACGAGGAGACAAGAAAAGCCAAACGAGACGGTGGAAAAGAAGCCAGAGACAAAGATGGCTAACCAGGCTGCACTGGAAAAACTGCAGGCGGCTGTTAAAACAATGGAGCAACTCTACGTTTTTGACAAGAACGAGTGGAAGAGGAAAACGGAACCGCAGCCACTTACAGACAGCCACGTGCTTTCATTGATTGCTCGTGAGGAGCATGGAGGTTCTGAAGAAGAGCAAGGTGACACCAGCAGCTCTGTGGCAACAGCCAATGCAGAAAAGCTGGTGAGGCGTGACTCTTACAcgaaaacagacaaaactccACCAGCTGTAGTCCAGTCAACAGCATCAGAGGTGTAcccaaacagagaggagaaagaaccCTCCAAAACCTCTTCCACGTCTGTCAGCCGTGAGGAAAGAAATGGTCTCAAGGCGTTTGTTCATCAAGGCGGAATTACAGGtaataagagtgtgtgtgctttgagtCAAAGTCAAAAAGCTTCAGTGTGCACCACAGCCAACTCTAGCATTAAGGCATCACAAATGTATGCTTCATCACCTTCTAAAAGTTTTGTCCCCAAGTCTCCAAAACTTCCAATATCCTTAAAAATATCCCACCCGAAACGTGTAGTGGAGGAGAGGCAAAGGCCCAATGGGAGCGAGGCAGACAGGTTTGCTCCGGCACAAGATCCAGAGAACTACCTGACCATACCGGTGAAGTCTCATGCCGGCAATGCCATGCAAGCGGCCACATCTGGACGTGAGAAAACATCTGTGTACACGATGCAGACTACAGGTGGAGTAGGCCCGTCCGATCGCCTTGGACATGGCGATAGCAGAAGACACGGTGAAAGTCGTCAGTCCCCGAAGCGTTCGTCAATTGTCATGGAGACACGGTCCCCAGACACTCCTACTGCTACCATCTATCATCACCCCCTGCCCATGACGGTGTCAGCTGCCCAACCGCAAGTCATCTGCTTCTCCCCAACGATGCagccacctccacctcctcctgttgATCATTTCcagccaacacagagaaaaatgctgCTTGACCCAACAACAGGAAACTACTACCTGGTGGACACCCCGGTCCAGCCAGCTACCAGGCGTCTCTTTGACCCTGAAACGGGGCAATACGTCGACATACCCATGCCGCAGCAACCCATGACCCCTATGCCGATGCCTATTTCCCCTTTAGCCTTGAGCCCTGGGGCGTACAGCCATACTTACATGTTTTATCCGGGGTACATGCCCACTCCCACAGTGATTCCAGCACGGACAATACAGTCCCAGCTCTCTATGCAGTCTGAGGCAGATGAAAGGGATAAGACACATATAGGTCAGCAGGGTGATGGAGCTTATATGGAGACACCTTACTATGTAGCCTCTGGGAAGTCTCCTCAGGCAGCCCCAATGGCTCAGCATGTCACCACGGGGAGATCGACAGACGGCAAGCCTGTCATCAGCATCACTTCCCAGCAAGGGCCCAGAATCATTGCCCCTCCCTCCTTTGATGGAACGACCATGAGTTTTGTTGTGGAGCACAGGTAA
- the trmt10a gene encoding tRNA methyltransferase 10 homolog A, with protein MCDPDSGPAAISDNVLKEETNEKKADGETETLSKRQRKRLLRHQQWEEQRDLRKQKRKERKQKRRLERQAQAEDGAEWIGKKRFRREAEPSSLKLVVDCSFDNLMVLKDVKKLHKQIQRCYAENRRAAHPVQFYLTSHGGQLKQNMDEINKGWVNWKDVHITAEHFHEVLKKEELVYLTSDSPNVLQELDEAKAYVIGGLVDHNHHKGISFERAKELGIAHAQLPLGSFVKMNSRKVLAVNHVFEIILAYLEKRDWQEAFFTVLPQRKGATPVGQEGKLDQSEEEDENGEQDSDGDLESNEKVLEKRCDAQEQTDAKRREQAARLDKSEDASKEQTVA; from the exons ATGTGTGACCCAGACAGTGGTCCTGCGGCAATATCCGACAACGTTCTTAAAGAGGAAACGAACGAGAAGAAGGCCGATGGTGAGACCGAGACGCTGTCAaagaggcaaagaaagagaCTACTGAGGCATCAGCAATGGGAAGAACAAAGAGACTTGCGCAA ACAGAAGcgaaaggagagaaaacagaagagacGGCTGGAGAGACAGGCCCAGGCGGAGGATGGCGCAGAATGGATCGGAAAGAAACGATTTCGGAGGGAGGCTGAGCCCAGTTCTCTCAAACTAGTCGTAGACTGCAGCTTTGACAACCTTATGGTGCTTAAG GATGTGAAGAAACTTCACAAACAGATCCAGAGATGCTATGCCGAAAACAGACGCGCCGCACACCCTGTGCAG ttttaccTTACAAGCCATGGAGGACAGTTGAAACAAAATATGGATGAAATTAACAAAGGCTGGGTAAACTGGAAG GACGTCCATATCACCGCCGAGCATTTTCACGAAGTCCTGAAGAAGGAGGAGCTGGTCTACCTCACCTCCGACTCACCAAACGTCCTCCAGGAGCTGGATGAGGCGAAAGCCTACGTCATTGGAGGACTGGTGGATCACAATCACCACAAG GGGATCTCTTTTGAACGCGCCAAAGAACTGGGAATCGCTCACGCCCAGCTCCCGCTGGGCAGCTTTGTCAAGATGAATAGCCGCAAAGTACTCGCCGTTAATCACG TTTTCGAGATCATTCTAGCGTACTTGGAAAAACGGGACTGGCAAGAAGCTTTCTTCACGGTTCTGCCCCAGAGAAAAGGAGCTACACCAGTCGGCCAAGAGGGCAAACTGGACCAATCGGAGGAAGAGGACGAAAACGGGGAACAGGACTCGGACGGAGATTTAGAATCAAACGAGAAAGTTCTAGAAAAGCGCTGCGACGCACAGGAACAAACGGATGCTAAACGGCGAGAACAAGCTGCTAGACTCGACAAGTCAGAAGACGCTTCCAAAGAACAGACTGTCGCATAG